One region of Salvia miltiorrhiza cultivar Shanhuang (shh) chromosome 3, IMPLAD_Smil_shh, whole genome shotgun sequence genomic DNA includes:
- the LOC131017257 gene encoding protein C2-DOMAIN ABA-RELATED 5-like, producing the protein MDSIFGLLRIKVVRGFKLAKRDARSSDPYVIVRMDKQKLKTRVVKKNLNPEWNEELTLTIADPNQPIKLQVYDRDTFTPDDKMGDAEFDIKELVRVLKMQLENVPSGTLITKVVPNRDNCLSEASSILWENGKVTQDMVLRLRNVECGEVELHLHWINVPGSRSL; encoded by the exons ATGGATAGCATATTTGGTTTGCTAAGGATTAAAGTTGTGAGAGGCTTCAAACTGGCTAAAAGAGATGCCAGAAGCAGCGATCCTTATGTGATTGTTCGGATGGACAAGCAG AAACTAAAGACTCGCGTGGTGAAGAAGAATCTGAACCCCGAATGGAACGAAGAGCTCACTCTGACCATCGCCGATCCAAACCAGCCCATCAAGCTG CAAGTTTACGACAGAGACACGTTCACTCCGGACGACAAAATGGGGGATGCAGAGTTCGACATCAAAGAGCTGGTGAGGGTGCTGAAGATGCAGTTGGAGAATGTTCCAAGTGGGACACTCATCACCAAGGTTGTGCCCAACAGGGACAACTGCTTGTCGGAAGCCAGCTCTATTCTCTGGGAAAATGGGAAAGTCACGCAGGATATGGTGTTGAGATTGAGGAATGTTGAGTGTGGAGAAGTTGAGCTGCACCTGCACTGGATAAATGTCCCTGGCTCTAGATCTCTCTAA
- the LOC131018218 gene encoding F-box/kelch-repeat protein At3g23880-like has product MDRENAPPPSRKLRYLPEEIIEEILSRLAVKSLLRFRCVSKSWRCLMSSERFIRTQLEKSSNDPTAAHWQVMVNCESINSVFGLKQCSVRSYLDDPDVDPFPIDGPTNHHLTTDAYVVGNCDGLICILKKPGSLFLWNPVTRISIELPKLDLGIKKYGFGRDEQSGAYKVFVVGSRYEEEEEEEEEEYEYEYEYEYEYEPIGAKSIKGGILNYPPFLE; this is encoded by the exons ATGGATCGGGAAAACGCTCCTCCTCCGAGCAGGAAACTCCGCTATCTTCCCGAAGAAATAATCGAAGAAATACTGTCAAGACTTGCTGTGAAATCACTGCTGAGATTCAGGTGCGTTTCGAAATCATGGCGTTGTTTAATGAGTAGCGAGAGATTCATCAGAACCCAACTGGAGAAATCAAGCAATGACCCAACTGCCGCCCATTGGCAAGTTATGGTCAACTGTGAGTCAATAAATTCAGTATTTGGATTGAAGCAATGCTCTGTGCGCTCCTACTTGGATGACCCCGACGTCGATCCTTTCCCTATCGACGGTCCAACCAATCATCATCTGACGACAGATGCTTATGTCGTCGGCAACTGCGACGGGCTGATTTGCATTCTCAAGAAACCAGGGAGCCTTTTCTTGTGGAACCCAGTCACTAGAATCTCCATCGAATTACCCAAATTAGAccttggaattaaaaaatatgGGTTCGGCCGCGACGAACAAAGTGGTGCATATAAGGTGTTTGTTGTTGGGTCGAGGTatgaagaggaagaggaagaggaagaggaagagtaTGAGTATGAGTATGAGTATGAGTATGAGTATGa GCCCATTGGTGCTAAATCAATCAAGGGAGGAATTCTAAACTACCCACCTTTCCTAGAGTGA
- the LOC131018217 gene encoding glycine-rich cell wall structural protein-like translates to MESESAGLLAGGWRGGWRGGWRGGWAGRGWRGGSAGGWQRCRGRGWASWQLAALAGRVGVAWMAGWLAGWQRWRVAALPGAWLGGLGVLAAGSAGGAAGRGVDGGVAGGVAALAGGSAAGAWLGGLGVLAAQAGGWADMWRCGRVGRGWRGVAVGAGSADGVGCGSGWQRWRVAALPGAGCGWRVVIFW, encoded by the coding sequence ATGGAGAGCGAGAGCGCTGGGCTGTTGGCGGGTGGCTGGCGGGGTGGATGGCGGGGTGGCTGGCGGGGTGGCTGGGCGGGGCGTGGATggcggggtggcagcgctggcgggtggcagcgctgccggGGGCGTGGCTGGGCGTCTTGGCagctggcagcgctggcggggcGGGTGGGCGTGGCGTGGATGGCGGGGTGGCTggcggggtggcagcgctggcgggtggcagcgctgccggGGGCGTGGCTGGGCGGTCTTGGCGTCTTGGCagctggcagcgctggcggggcGGCTGGGCGGGGTGTGGATGGCGGGGTGGCTggcggggtggcagcgctggcgggtggcagcgctgccggGGCGTGGCTGGGCGGTCTTGGCGTCTTGGCAGCGCAGGCGGGTGGCTGGGCGGACATGTGGCGGTGTGGCCGGGTGGGGCGTGGCTGGCGGGGTGTGGCTGTCGGTGCTGGCAGCGCTGACGGGGTGGGCTGCGGttcggggtggcagcgctggcgggtggcagcgctgccggGGGCGGGCTGCGGTTGGCGGGTGGTTATTTTTTGGTGA